In Isoptericola variabilis 225, the genomic window GGCTTCAACTTCGCCGACTCCGACGTGCACAAGACGCTCGAGGCCGTCGCGTGGGAGTCCGCGCGGACGGGGGTGCCGGTGCACGAGGAGACCGTGCGGCGCATCGTCGCGCTGCTCGAGCGGGTCCAGGCGCCGTCGGGCTACCTCGACTCCCACGTCCAGGGCGGGGCCGCGCCGTCGACCGAGCCGTACGCCGACCTGCGCTGGGGCCACGAGCTGTACGTGCTCGGGCACCTGCTCCAGGCCGGCGTCGCGCGGGCGCGAGCCACCGGGGAGCGCGACCTGCTCGACGTCGGCCGGCGCTGGGCGGACGAGGTCACCGGACGCCTCGAGGCCGGCGAGGAGATCTTCTGCGGCCACCCGGAGGTCGAGACCGCGCTCGTCGAGCTCGCGCGCGAGACCGGCGAGCGGCGCTACGTCGACGCCGCACGGCGGATGGTCGACCTGCGCGGGCACCGCCGACTCGGGTCGGGCCCGTTCGAGCCCGCCTACCACCAGGACGCGACGCCCGTCGTCGAGGCGACCGAGGTCGCCGGCCACGCCGTGCGCCAGCTCTACCTCCTTGCCGGCGTCGTCGACCTCTACCTCGAGACGGGCGATACCGAGCTGCTCGACGCCGCGACCCGCCTGTGGGACGACGCCTTCGGCCGCAAGACCTACGTCACGGGCGGCATGGGCTCGCGGCACAAGGACGAGTCGTTCGGCGACCCGTTCGAGCTGCCGCCCGACCGCGCGTACGCCGAGTCGTGCGCCGGCGTCGCGAGGGTGCTGTGGGCGTGGCGGATGCTGCTCGCCACGGGCGAGGGCCGGTACGCCGACGCGATCGAGCACGCGCTGCACAACGTCGTCGCGGCGGCGACGTCGCTCGACGGCACCGCGTTCTTCTACTCCAACCCGCTGCACGTGCGCGAGGGCCACGACGGCTCCGACGAGTACCAGGCCTCCGGGCGGCGCGGCTGGTTCGCGTGCGCGTGCTGCCCGCCGAACCTCGCGCGCCTCGTCGCCGCGCTGCAGACCATGGTCGCGTCCGCGCACGACGACGGCACGCTCGCGCTCCACCTCTACGCCGACGCCGATCTCGAGCTGCCGCGCACCGGCCTGCCCGACGGCGGTGCCCAGGACGGCGTGCGGCTCGCCGTGCGCACGGGGTACCCGTGGGACGGGGACGTGGTCGTCACGGCGTCGGCCCCGACGCCCGTGCCGCTCGCCCTGCGCGTGCCGGGGTGGGCCGACGTCGCGCGCCTGCGGCTCGTCGTCGACGGCGAGCCCCGGCCCGTCGAGACCGACGCTCGCGGCTACGCCGTCGTGCCGCCCGGCGCGCGCGAGGTGCGGCTGAGCCTGCCGATGGAGCCGCGGGCGCTGCACGCCCACCCGCGCGTCGACGCCGTGCGCGGGTGCGTGGCACTCGCGCGCGGACCGGTCGTGCACTGCCTCGAGCAGGTCGACCACCCGGGCGTCGCGCTCGAGGACGTCGAGATCGACCCGGCGAGCCTCGCCGTCGGGCCGGGCGACGACACGCTCGGGATCGGCGCGACGCTCACGGCGACCGGCCGCGCCCGCCCGTCGGGGGGCCTGCCGCTCTACCGCGACGCCGTGCCGCCGGACGCCGCCGACGCGGCGGTCCCGGTCGAGGTGCGCGCGGTGCCCTACGCTGTGTGGGGAAACCGAGGAGAGGGGCCGATGCGGGTCTGGGTTCCGGCTGCGCAGACGCACGCCGAGCAGCGGGCAGGGCGGTGAGCGGCGTGCCGGTGACCATGCACGACGTCGCGGTCCGCGCCGGGGTGTCGATCAAGACGGTGTCGAACGTCGTCAACGGCTACCCCCACATACGCCCCGAGACGCGCGAGCGCGTCGAGGAGGCCATCGAGCACCTCGGGTACCGCCTCAACACGACCGCGCGGAACCTCCGCACGCGCCGCACGGACATGATCACGCTCGCGGTGCCGGAGCTGTCGCTGCCCTACTTCGCCGAGCTCGCCGACTCGGTCATCCGCGCGGCGGAGCAGCACGGCCTGACCGTGCTCATCGAGCAGACGAGCGCGAGCAAGGAGCGCGAGATGGAGGTGCTCTCCGGCAAGCGGCGGCACCTCACCGACGGCCTGCTCTTCTCGCCGCTCGAGCTGGGCCAGGACGACATCGAGCTGTTCTCGGTCGACTTCCCGCTGGTCGTGCTCGGCGAGCGCGTGTTCGACGCGCCCGCCGACCACGTGACCATGAACAACGTCGCGGCCGCGAAGGCCGCCACGCTGCACCTCGCCTCGCTCGGCCGCCGGCGCATCGCGCTCATCGGCGCCCACGAGGGCGAGCAGGTCGGTTCGGCAGCGCTCCGCACCGCCGGCTACCTGCAGGGTCTCGAGGAGGCCGGCCTGCCGTACGACCCGGCGCTCATGGGCGAGGCGGGCCTGTGGCACCGCGCGACCGGCGCCGAGACCATGGCCCGGATGCTCGACGCCGGTGTCGAGGTCGACGCGGTGTTCGCCCTCAACGACGCCATGGCGCTCGGCGCGCTGCACGCGCTGCACGCCCGCCGCATCGACGTGCCGGACGACGTCGCGCTCATCGGCTTCGACGACATCGACGACGTCAAGTACTCCGCGCCGACCATCAGCTCGGTCGACCCGGGGCGCGAGCAGATCGCGCGCACCGCCGTCGACCTGCTCGTGGAGCGGATCGCGTCGACCGGCCACCGCACGTTCCGGCGCGTCGTGCCCGACTCGCGCATCGTCGGGCGCGAGTCCACCGGTGACGTGCCCATCGGCGCGCCGGAGAAGGTCGTCGCCGTCCAGCCGGGCGGGATCGAGGAGGTCGCCGTCCACACGGCGGCCAGCTGACCCGCCGCACGACCTCCCCGCAAGACGGACGTCTCAGGAGGCCCGTGCGTCGATCCGGTCGAGGCGGTCGTCGACGAGGCGGCCGGTGGCCCACAGCGGGAACGACGCGCCCACGAGCACGACGAGCGCGGGCAGCGCCCACACGGCGAGCGCGGTCGCGCCGAGCACGACCAGGACGGCGAGCGACGTCGTCGGGCCGAGCAGGGGCACGAGCAGCAGGAAGCGCCAGGTCGCACCGGCACCGCGGTCGTAGCGCTGGGTGACGCGCGGCCAGTACGCGAGCACGACGGCGCCCCACACGGCCACGGCGACGAGCCCCACGTGGAGCGCCGCGCGCGCCGGGCCCTCGAGGAGCGTGACGGCGACGCCGTCGAACCACAGCAGGATCGCGGCGGCCCACACGGGCGCGAACAGCAGGTTCGCCCGCCCGAAGCCGCGCCGCCAGGTGCGCCAGAACGTGCGCCACGGCGTCGGGTCCGCCGTCATCGCCGCGGCGACGGCGCTCCCGGCACGCAGCGACGGGCCGAGCCCCAGCACCACGCCGCCCGCGAGCGTGCCGAGCAGGACCATGAGGTTGAGCTCCACGAGCAGCGTGACCCAGCGCAGGCCGAGCATGACGCCACCGGCCCAGCCGGGCACCTCGGCGTCGGCGACGCGGCGCCGCGCGTCGGCGCGCAGGTCGCGGTCGCGCGCGTCGGTCACGGGTCCTCCTACGGCAGGCGGGTGGCGAGTGTGACGCGCCCCGCGTCGTCGAGCGCGCCGAGGCACAGCGTCGCACGTCCGCGTACGGCGTCCCAGCCCGGGTGCACGACGGCGGACACGGTCGCGCCGTCGTCGGCCGTCCAGGTGAAGCGGCCCTCGCCGAGGGCTCGCACGCCCGAGCGGGGGGAGAGCTCGCCGACGACGCCGTCCTGCACGCGCGTCGGCGCGGCGCCGGGCGCGAGCGACTCCCAGGTGCCTTCGAGCACCGCGGGATCGGTGGGCCAGCACGCCTGGTCGTCGTCCTCGCGGGCCGCGCCGGCCCACGGCTGCGGCGACACGAGCGGCCAGCCGTCGTGCGTCCAGACCAGACGCCGCACCTGCAGCCGGTGCTCGGTCGGCGCGTCGGCGTCGCGCACGTGGTGCACGAGCAGGTGGCGCTCGAGCGGCCCGGAGGCCGTCGGGACGGTCTCGGTCAGCACGGACGCGTGGCCCGGGGCGAGCACGCCGGGCCCGCCCGCGTGGCGGTGGCCGGCGAGGATCGGCACGCCGATCGACCAGGGGTCGACGTCGGGCCCGTCGTCCGACATGGTGCGCCCGGCGCGGTCGCGGAACGGGCCCGTCACCGCGTCGCCGACCGCGGCGCGGACGTGGTAGCTCGACGCGAGCGAGTCGTACGAGACGACGAGCGCCCACCCGCCGCCGGGGCGGGGGAGCACGAACGCCCCCTCGACCGCCCCGTTGTCCGCGGTGCGCGCCCGGCGCGCGAGCAGCGTGCCGGGCGCCGTGTGCAGCGTGCCCGGCGCGGGCGCGTCGGGGACGAGGCCCGTGGCCGGGTCGACCGGCAGCACGTGGATGCCCCCGAAGAACGACCCGTACACGAGCCACTGCGTGCCGTCCGGCTCGGTGACGAGGTTGGCGTCGATGGCGTTGGGCTGGGTGAGACCCTCGGGCGGCTCGTGGTGCTCGCTCGCGACGACGACGCCTCGGTCGGCCCACGGGCCGGCCGGGTGCGGCGCGACCGCCAGGCCGATCGCCGAGCGCCGGGAGCCGAACGTCGACGCCGAGTAGTACATGCGCCACTCGGGCCCGGCGGGGGTCGGGACGCGCACGACGTCGGGCGCCCACAGGCCGTGCGCCCCGGACCAGGCGGCCGCCGGCGCGGGGACGCCGTCGAACGCCCAGCCGTGGAACTCCCACGTGACCAGGTCCGACGACCGGCGGATCTGCACGCCGCCGCGGACCGGCCCGTCGGACCGGGCGTCGGTCGAGAACAGCCAGTACGTGCCGTCGTCGTCGCGCACGATCGTCGGGTCGTGGACGTGCTTGGCTCCCCAGGCCGCCGTGTCGAGGTCGGCCCGGGCGTCGAGGTCGGTCATGTCAGCCCTTGGTCCCGGTCAGCGCGACCGACTCGATGATCTGCCGCTGGAAGATGAGGAACACCACGAGGATCGGCAGCAGCGCCACCGTCGAGGCGCCCATGATGAGCGGGTAGTCGCGCTGCGTCGCGTACTGGACGTTCATGTTCGCGATGACGACCTGCAGCGTCTGCCGCTCGGGCGTGTTCAGGTAGAGGATCGGGGCCAGGTAGTCGTTCCAGACCACCATGAACCACAGGATGAACTGCGCGGCGACCGCAGGCCGGATGATCGGCAGGATCATCTTCCAGAAGATCTGGAAGTACGAGGCGCCGTCGATCTTCGCGGCCTCGACGAGCGAGTTCGGGACGTTCTCGAGGTACTGCCGCAGGAAGAAGATCATGACGATGTTGCCGAAGATCGCCGGGACGATCAGGGGCAGCAGCGTGTCGACCCAGCCGAACCGCGAGAACATGACGAACTGCGGGATCATCAGCGTCGGGAACGGGATCATGATGCCCGTGAGCAGGCCGATGAAGATCGTGTTGCGGAACGGCAGGCGCAGCTTGGCCAGCGAGAACGCGGCCAGCGAGCAGGTGAACGTCCCGATGATCGTCACGGTGAGCGAGACGATGAGGCTGTTCTTGAAGCCCGAGAGGATGAGCGAGTCCGCCCACATCCGCACATACGTGTCCCACTGCGGGATCTCGGGGACCCACACGGGCGGGAGGGCGAAGACCTCGAGCTTGGTCTTCAGCGACGTGGAGAACATCCACAGCAGCGGGGCGATCATGACGATCGCGCCGGCGGCGAGGATGATCCAGACGACGGTGTCGGTGATGCGCGAGCTCGTCTTGCGGCTCAGCGCCGGAGTGCGTGCCATGGTTCTTCCTCCGCCTCAGTCGATGACGAAGCTGTTGCGCCGGTTCAGGCGGAACTGGATGAGCGTGATGATGAGGATGAGGATCCCCAGGACGATCGCCATCGCGGTGGCGTACCCCATCTGCTGGTAGCGGAAGGCCTGGCGCCAGATGTGCCACACGGCCGAGGCGGTCGAGTACTCCGGGCCGCCAGTCGGCGTCATGATGTTGATCTCGGTGAAGATCTGCGCGCCGGCGATGATGTTGGTGACCACGAGGAAGAACGTCACGGGCCGGACCATGGGGAGCGTGATCGCGCGGAACCGCTGCCAGGCGTTCGCGCCGTCGAGCTCGGCCGCCTCGTAGAGCGAGCGCGGAACGGACTGGATCGCCGCCAGGTACAGCAGCATCGAGTACCCGAGGCCCTTCCAGACGGCCATGATGATGATGGCCGGCTTCGACCAGGTGGTGCTCGCGAGCCAGTTCGGGCCGTCGATGCCGAGGTACGCCAGGAACTGGTTCACGAGGCCGAAGTCGCCGTTGTAGGCCCACTGCCACAGGATCGCGATCGCGGCGAGCGACGAGATCACGGGGATGTAGTAGATGGTGCGGAACGCCGTCAGCCCGTACAGCTTGCGGTTCATCGCGAGCGCCAGCGCGAGCGAGAGCGCCAGGCCGATCGGGATGCCGATCATGTAGAAGAACGTGTTGAACAGCGAGATGCGGAAGTACTCGTCGCCCAGCAGGTTCACGTAGTTCTGCAGGCCGACGAACCGCATCGGCCCCAGGCCGTTCCACTGCGTGAGCGACGCGTAGGCGGCGAAGAGCACGGGGTAGAGCGTGAAGGCGAGGTAGCCGATCACGGGGGCGGCGACGAAGATCAGCGCCCACTTCTGCTCCTGGCGGTGGAGCCGCGAGGTCCCGCCGCCGGGCGGTGCCTTCCGAGGGGGTTCGGTCACCGAGCCGCGCAGCCCGGTCGTCGCGGTCGAGCCGGACGTCGTCGCGGAGGACGTCGTCATCGCTGACTCCTTCGTCGAGAGGGTCGGTCGGGCGGGTGCGGCCGCCGGGGCTCCGGCGGCCGCACCCGGTGGGACGGTCAGCCGTTCGCGCCGGCGTTGGCGGCCGCGGCCTGCTCGGCCTGGGCGTTCGACTCGTCGAGCAGCTGCTGCATGCGCGGCTGGACCTCGGCGAGGTACTCGGCGGCCGGCTTCTGGCCGTCGACGACGGGCTGGATGTTGGTCCACAGCTCGTCGTACCAGGCGGCGCCGTACGTCATCGCGGCGGGCATCGGGCGGCCGTAGTCCTGGATGATGTCGAGGAACTCCTGACGGTTCGCCGGCTCGGCGTCGGGCGCCTGCGCCCACTCCTCGGCCACGTCGATGAGGTTCGGGACCTGGATGTTGGCGTTCACCAGGGTCTCCTGCGCGGTCGGGTCGGCCGACAGGTAGGTCACGAGCTTGACGGCCTCCTCGGGCATGTCCGTCGTCGTCGAGACGCCGATGCCGAGCGAGCCGATCCACGCGGCGGTCTCACCGGTCTTGCCGACGGGCCAGGGCATGAGGTCGTACTCGAAGTCGAGCTCGTTGTAGACGCTCATGTCCCACGGGCCGACCGGGAAGAACCCGATCTCGCCGGCCATGAAGCGCTGGTAGGTGTCGAGCGTCTGCGCCTGCTCGGGGTTCGGCGTGACCTTGTGCTCGGTCGTCAGGTCGGTGAAGAACTGCAGCGCCTCGGCGAACTCGGGCGTGTCGACCGTGACCTGCGTGCGGTCCTCGTTGGTCCAGTCGCCGCCGTTCGACCACACGAACGACTGCAGGTTCCACTGGACGTTGAGGCCGGTGCCCCACTGGTCGACCTCGCCGTCGCCGTCGGTGTCCTTGGTGAGGGCCTTGAGGATCTCGAGCCACTCGTCCCAGGTCAGCGGCTGGTCCGGGTCGGGCAGCGGGATCCCGGCCTCCTCGAGCATCGTCTTGTTGTAGCCCATGGCGAACGGGCCGACGTCCTTCGGCAGGCCGTAGAGGCGGCCGTCGGGCGTGCCCTGGAGCGTGCCGTCGTAGCGGTAGGAGTCGACGCCGTACTCCCACAGGTTGTCGAGGTCCACGCCCTGCTCGGCGACCTGGTCCGTGATGTCCATGAGGATCCCGGAGGTCACGTACGACTGGAGGTTGGCCTGCTCGATGTAGAACACGTCGGGCACGTTGTTGCCGGCGATCGCGGCCTGCAGCTTCGTCGCGTACTGGTCCGCGTCGGTGACGATGACCTCGACCTCGACGCCGGTCTCCTCGGTGAAGCGGTCGATGGCCTCCTGGTAGGCGGCCTTCTCGTCCTCGCCGCCGCGGAACATGAAGGTGAGGCCCTCCGACGAGCCTCCTCCGCCACCGGAGCTGCACGCGGCGGTGCTGGCGACGACCAGCCCGGCAACGACGCCGGCGGTCAGGCGTGACTTCCTCATCACGGGGTCCTCTCGGTCAATCCGGGTCCGCGATCGAGGGTTCCTGTCACCCTCGACTCGGCTTTACATCGATGAAGAATCACCGACGGCCCACACGCTCGCACGGTCGGCGGCCGATGGTCAAGTGTCGTGGGTCACGAACCTACAACGATGAAGAGGCGGCTTGACGCGGTGGCGGCCGGCCATGCACCATCGGCTCCTACAACGATGTACAGGCGGGAGAACGAGCGATGGAGCGCAGCGGGACGGCCGCGCCGCAGGTGGCACCGCCCATGGGCTGGAACTCCTGGGACAGCTACGGCACCACGGTGACCGAGGACGAGGTCCTGGCCAACGCCCGGTTCATGGCCGAGCGCATGGCCGACGTCGGCTGGGACACCGTCGTCGTCGACATCCAGTGGTACGAGCCGACCGCCCGCGCCGGCGGGTACAACCAGGACGCCCCGGTGCAGTTCGACGAGCGAGGCTTCCTCGAGCCGGTGATCGCGCGGTTCCCGTCGGCCGACGGCGGCGCGGGGTTCGCGCCGCTCGCCGCCGCCGTGCACGACCTCGGGCTGCGCTTCGGCATCCACCTCATGCGCGGCATCGCGCGGCGCGCCGTCGAGGCGGACCTGCCCGTGCCGGGCACCGAGCACACCACGGGCGAGATCGCCGACCGCGGGAGCACGTGCCCGTGGAACCCCGACTGCTACGGGCTGCGCCACGACCACCCGGGCGCCCAGGCCTGGCTCGACGCGATGATCGAGCACGTCGTCGGCTGGGGCGTCGACTTCCTCAAGGTCGACGACATGCTCGCCCCGTACCACGCGGACGCGATCGAGGCGCTCTCGCTCGCGGTCCGACGCGCGGAGCTGCGGCACGGGCGGCGCGTCACCGTCTCGCTGTCGCCCGGCACCGAGCTCTCGCTCGCGCACCTCGAGCACCTGCGCGAGCACGCCGACATGTGGCGGGTCTCGGACGACCTGTGGGACCGCTGGGAGGACGTCGAGGCGCAGCTCACGCGCCTGGCGCGGTGGGCGCCGCACTCCGGTCCCGCCGGCTGGGCCGACGCCGACATGCTGCCGCTCGGCCGGATCGGCCTGCGCGCCGAGCGCGGCGAGCCGCGCGACAGCCTCCTGACCGCCGACGAGCGCCGGACGATGCTCTCGCTGTGGTGCCTCGCGCGCTCGCCGCTGTTCGTCGGCGGGGACCTGCCCACGTCGGACGCGGCGACGATCGCCGACCTGACCAACCCGGCCGTGCTCGACGTCGCGCGCGGCTCCGGTGGCGGGCGCGAGCTGCTGCGCGAGGGCGACCTCGTCGTCTGGGGCGCGCGTGGCGGTGGTGAGCGCGGCGGCGGCGAGCTCGCCGGCGCGCGCTGGGCCGGGGTGTTCAACACCGGGCGCGAGGCGCGCCGCGTGCGCGTCCCCGCGGCGTCGGCGGACCTGCCCGGCGCGCCCGAGGCGCTCACCGACGTGTGGACGGGCGAGCGCGTCCGGCTCGCGCCCGCGAGCGCCGCGACCGCCGGCGACACCGTGATCGACGTCGACGTGCCCGCGCACGGCGTGCGGCTCCTGCGGCTCGACGCGGACCCGGCCACGGACGAGGCGTGCGCATGAGGCCGGCCCTGGTCGCGGCGACGGCCGGCGTGGTGGCCGTCGTCGTCGCGGGCGGCGTGACGCTCGGCGTGACCCGTCCCTGGGAGCCTGCGGCCGAGCCGCTCGAGCTCGCGGGCGACCTCGCGACGCACGACCCGGCGCTCGTCGTCGGCGACGAGGGCGAGCCCTGGTTCGTCTACTCGACCGGCGACGTGCGCGTCGGCTTCGGGGCGCCGCAGATCCGCCGGTCCGACGACGGCGGGCGGACGTGGGAGCGGGTCGGCACCGCGTGGGACCGCGCGGGAGACCCCGCGTGGGTGCGCGAGGAGATCGACGGCGTCACGAACTACTGGGCTCCCGAGCTCTACGAGAACGACGGCACCTGGTACCTGTACTACTCGGCGTCGACGTTCGGGTCGAACGACTCGGCGATCGGGCTCGCGACGGCGACGACGCTCGACCCGGACGACCCGGACTTCGGGTGGACCGACCAGGGCATGGTCATCCGCTCGCACGCCGGCCAGGACCACTGGAACGCGATCGACCCCGGCATCGTCGAGGACGCCGCCGGGAACCCGTGGATGTTCTTCGGCTCGTTCTGGGGCGGGATCCAGGTGGTGCCGCTCGAGTGGCCGAGCGGGAAGGTCGCCGGCGACGCGGAGCCGGTGCGCGTCGCCTCGCGTGCCGGGGTGCCCGAGAACGCGATCGAGGCCCCGTACGTCGTCGAGCGCGACGGCTGGTACTACCTGTTCGTCTCGTGGGACAAGTGCTGCTCGGGCGTCGACTCGACGTACCGGATCGTCGTCGGGCGCTCGCGCGACGTCACCGGGCCGTTCCTCGACGCCGAGGGCCGGGACATGGCGCTCGGCGGCGGCACCGAGGTGCTCGCGACCGACGGGTCGATGATCGGTCCCGGCGGGCAGTCGCTGTCGAAGGGCCACCTCGGCTACCACTTCTACGACGACGACGACGGCGGGATGTTCCGGCTGGCGATCCAGGAGCTCGCGTGGGAGGACGGCTGGCCGGTGGCCACGACGGACGTGCCCGGCACGGGGGAGTAGCCATCCGATAGGATCGCGACGTCGCGACTGGCGTACAGGTGGATCACCACCGGGGAGCGACGCGCTGTGCTGACGACGGGTCGTTCGCCTGGGCCCGCTCGCTCGATCCGACCCTGTCGAACCCTGTCCGACATGCCGCCGTCCGACGCAGCAGGAGAACGCCATGAGCACGCCCGACCCCACCCTCAACGCGCCCCTCGCCGAGCTCGACCCCGAGATCGCCGCCGTCCTCGAGGGCGAGCTGGCCCGCCAGCGCGACACCCTCGAGATGATCGCGTCCGAGAACTTCGTGCCCCGCGCCGTGCTCCAGGCCCAGGGCTCCGTCCTGACGAACAAGTACGCCGAGGGCTACCCGGGCCGCCGCTACTACGGCGGCTGCGAGCAGGTCGACATCGCGGAGAACCTCGCGATCGCCCGCGCCAAGGACCTCTTCGGCGCCGACCACGTCAACGTCCAGCCGCACTCGGGCGCGCAGGCCAACGCGGCCGTGCTGCACGCGCTCATCAACGCGGGCGACAAGATCCTCGGCCTCGAGCTGGCCCACGGCGGCCACCTCACGCACGGCATGAAGATCAACTTCTCCGGCAAGCTGTACGACGTCGCCGCGTACGGCGTCGACCCGGAGACGCACCGCATCGAGATGGACGAGGTGCGCAAGAAGGCGCTCGAGCACCGCCCCGACGTCATCATCGCCGGCTGGTCCGCGTACCCGCGCCAGCTCGACTTCGCCGCGTTCCGCGAGGTCGCCGACGAGGTGGGCGCCAAGCTGTGGGTCGACATGGCGCACTTCGCCGGCCTCGTGGCCGCGGGGCTGCACCCGTCGCCGGTGCCGCACGCCGACGTCGTCTCCTCGACCGTGCACAAGACGATCGGCGGCCCCCGCTCGGGTTTCATCCTGAGCAAGGAGGAGTACGCCAAGAAGATCGACTCCGCCGTGTTCCCGGGCCAACAGGGTGGCCCGCTCATGCACGTGATCGCCGCGAAGGCGGTCGCGTTCAAGGTCGCCGCGACGGACGGGTTCAAGGACCGTCAGGAGCGCACGGTGCGCGGCGCGAAGATCATCGCCGAGCGCCTCTCGCAGCCCGACGTCGCGGGCGCGGGCGTCTCCGTCCTCACGGGCGGCACCGACGTCCACCTCGTGCTCGTCGACCTGCGGAACTCCGCGCTCGACGGCCAGCAGGCCGAGGACCTCCTGCACGACGCCGGCATCACGGTCAACCGCAACGCCGTCCCGTTCGACCCGCGCCCGCCGCGCGTCACCTCGGGTCTGCGCATCGGCACGCCGGCGCTCGCGACGCGTGGGTTCGGCGACGCCGAGTTCACCGAGGTCGCCGACATCATCGCGACCGCGCTGCGCGACGGGGCGTCCGCCGACGTCGAGGGCCTGTCGGCGCGCGTCGCGAAGCTCACGGCCGACTTCCCGCTCTACCCGGGGCTCGCCCAGTGACGGCGCAGAAGCTCGACGGCAAGGCGACCGCCGCGGCGATCAAGGACGAGCTGCGCACCCGGGTCGCGGCGCTGCGCGAGCGCGGCGTCGTGCCCGGGCTCGGCACGCTGCTCGTCGGGGACGACCCGGGCTCGCAGTGGTACGTCGCGGGCAAGCACCGCGACTGCGCCGAGGTCGGCATCGAGTCGATCCGCGAGGACCTGCCCGCCGACGCGACGCAGGAGGAGATCGAGGCCGCGGTGCGCCGGCTCAACGAGGACCCCGCCTGCACGGGGTTCATCGTCCAGCTGCCGCTGCCCAAGGGCATCGACACCAACCGCGTGCTCGAGCTCGTCGACCCGGCCAAGGACGCCGACGGCCTGCACCCGACCAACCTCGGCCGGCTCGTGCTGCGCGTGGGCGACGAGATCGACTCGCCGCTGCCCTGCACGCCGCGCGGCATCATCGAGCTCGTCGAGCGGCACGGGGTGTCGCTCAAGGGCAAGGAGGTCGTGGTGCTCGGCCGCGGCGTGACCGTGGGGCGGCCCATCGGGCTGCTGCTCACGCGCCGCGCGGTCAACGCGACGGTGACGCTCACCCACACGGGGACGCAGGACCTCGCGGGGCTCGTGAAGCGGGCCGACGTCGTCGTCGCGGCCGCGGGCGTCAAGGGGCTCGTGACGGCCGACATGGTCAAGCCCGGCGCGGTGCTCGTCGACGTCGGCGTCTCGCGCGAGACCGACCCGGAGACGGGCAAGTCGCGCGTCGTCGGCGACATCCACCCCGACGCGCTCGAGGTGGCCGGCTGGTACTCGCCGAACCCCGGCGGCGTCGGGCCCATGACCCGCGCCATGCTGCTGGCCAACGTCGTCGAGACGGCCGAGCGCCTCTCGGCGAAGTAGCGCACGATCCGCCGAGGTAGCGCACGATCCGCCGAGGTAGCGCGTTCTCGCTCGAGGTAGCGCACGGGGAGGGCGCGCGCTCGAATGAATCGGTCGCTGCGCTCCCTCTGCTCTCGCGCGCACCCTCCCCGTGCGCTACCTCGCGGGCCGGGGCGCTACCTCGGCAGATGGTGCGCTCCCTCGCGGGCGGGAGCGATGAGTCCCGGCGGGCGCCGGCGTCGTACCTCCAGAGCCCTCGACCGGCGAGGGCGCCGAAGGAGGCAGTCATGGTGTCCGTACGCACCCACCTGTGGTTCGGC contains:
- a CDS encoding YesL family protein, which produces MTDARDRDLRADARRRVADAEVPGWAGGVMLGLRWVTLLVELNLMVLLGTLAGGVVLGLGPSLRAGSAVAAAMTADPTPWRTFWRTWRRGFGRANLLFAPVWAAAILLWFDGVAVTLLEGPARAALHVGLVAVAVWGAVVLAYWPRVTQRYDRGAGATWRFLLLVPLLGPTTSLAVLVVLGATALAVWALPALVVLVGASFPLWATGRLVDDRLDRIDARAS
- a CDS encoding arabinan endo-1,5-alpha-L-arabinosidase, which translates into the protein MTDLDARADLDTAAWGAKHVHDPTIVRDDDGTYWLFSTDARSDGPVRGGVQIRRSSDLVTWEFHGWAFDGVPAPAAAWSGAHGLWAPDVVRVPTPAGPEWRMYYSASTFGSRRSAIGLAVAPHPAGPWADRGVVVASEHHEPPEGLTQPNAIDANLVTEPDGTQWLVYGSFFGGIHVLPVDPATGLVPDAPAPGTLHTAPGTLLARRARTADNGAVEGAFVLPRPGGGWALVVSYDSLASSYHVRAAVGDAVTGPFRDRAGRTMSDDGPDVDPWSIGVPILAGHRHAGGPGVLAPGHASVLTETVPTASGPLERHLLVHHVRDADAPTEHRLQVRRLVWTHDGWPLVSPQPWAGAAREDDDQACWPTDPAVLEGTWESLAPGAAPTRVQDGVVGELSPRSGVRALGEGRFTWTADDGATVSAVVHPGWDAVRGRATLCLGALDDAGRVTLATRLP
- a CDS encoding carbohydrate ABC transporter permease, whose translation is MARTPALSRKTSSRITDTVVWIILAAGAIVMIAPLLWMFSTSLKTKLEVFALPPVWVPEIPQWDTYVRMWADSLILSGFKNSLIVSLTVTIIGTFTCSLAAFSLAKLRLPFRNTIFIGLLTGIMIPFPTLMIPQFVMFSRFGWVDTLLPLIVPAIFGNIVMIFFLRQYLENVPNSLVEAAKIDGASYFQIFWKMILPIIRPAVAAQFILWFMVVWNDYLAPILYLNTPERQTLQVVIANMNVQYATQRDYPLIMGASTVALLPILVVFLIFQRQIIESVALTGTKG
- a CDS encoding LacI family DNA-binding transcriptional regulator — its product is MPVTMHDVAVRAGVSIKTVSNVVNGYPHIRPETRERVEEAIEHLGYRLNTTARNLRTRRTDMITLAVPELSLPYFAELADSVIRAAEQHGLTVLIEQTSASKEREMEVLSGKRRHLTDGLLFSPLELGQDDIELFSVDFPLVVLGERVFDAPADHVTMNNVAAAKAATLHLASLGRRRIALIGAHEGEQVGSAALRTAGYLQGLEEAGLPYDPALMGEAGLWHRATGAETMARMLDAGVEVDAVFALNDAMALGALHALHARRIDVPDDVALIGFDDIDDVKYSAPTISSVDPGREQIARTAVDLLVERIASTGHRTFRRVVPDSRIVGRESTGDVPIGAPEKVVAVQPGGIEEVAVHTAAS
- a CDS encoding carbohydrate ABC transporter permease, yielding MTTSSATTSGSTATTGLRGSVTEPPRKAPPGGGTSRLHRQEQKWALIFVAAPVIGYLAFTLYPVLFAAYASLTQWNGLGPMRFVGLQNYVNLLGDEYFRISLFNTFFYMIGIPIGLALSLALALAMNRKLYGLTAFRTIYYIPVISSLAAIAILWQWAYNGDFGLVNQFLAYLGIDGPNWLASTTWSKPAIIIMAVWKGLGYSMLLYLAAIQSVPRSLYEAAELDGANAWQRFRAITLPMVRPVTFFLVVTNIIAGAQIFTEINIMTPTGGPEYSTASAVWHIWRQAFRYQQMGYATAMAIVLGILILIITLIQFRLNRRNSFVID
- a CDS encoding glycoside hydrolase family 127 protein produces the protein MTLTTPAGAAGPVAGALPHARTRPLPTTAVRLLPSGRLGAWQERNAAATIPHCLDALETSGALDNLRRLLDPADPEHHDGPYRGFNFADSDVHKTLEAVAWESARTGVPVHEETVRRIVALLERVQAPSGYLDSHVQGGAAPSTEPYADLRWGHELYVLGHLLQAGVARARATGERDLLDVGRRWADEVTGRLEAGEEIFCGHPEVETALVELARETGERRYVDAARRMVDLRGHRRLGSGPFEPAYHQDATPVVEATEVAGHAVRQLYLLAGVVDLYLETGDTELLDAATRLWDDAFGRKTYVTGGMGSRHKDESFGDPFELPPDRAYAESCAGVARVLWAWRMLLATGEGRYADAIEHALHNVVAAATSLDGTAFFYSNPLHVREGHDGSDEYQASGRRGWFACACCPPNLARLVAALQTMVASAHDDGTLALHLYADADLELPRTGLPDGGAQDGVRLAVRTGYPWDGDVVVTASAPTPVPLALRVPGWADVARLRLVVDGEPRPVETDARGYAVVPPGAREVRLSLPMEPRALHAHPRVDAVRGCVALARGPVVHCLEQVDHPGVALEDVEIDPASLAVGPGDDTLGIGATLTATGRARPSGGLPLYRDAVPPDAADAAVPVEVRAVPYAVWGNRGEGPMRVWVPAAQTHAEQRAGR